One genomic region from Thunnus maccoyii chromosome 16, fThuMac1.1, whole genome shotgun sequence encodes:
- the LOC121881182 gene encoding complement component C1q receptor yields the protein MAIMLLSFLLLLINSFKGSYGAEHETLCTSNACFTLHMDKVEFEKAHHNCDHNGGYLMTVRDREEEDLLQSFLSQIQRHQDKGLNFWIGLKLHRGDCVLTDKTLRGFKWVSGEEDSHYSNWEKEPLGTCTERCVRINYTSGQNQLKWADSPCKSPEFYVCKFYFKGMCKPLALLGPGQITYTAPFSKEPLRSEMKLFPLATFAEISCGDQQKSPYAPYCTIIDDTYRWTDPGPFCKTGEQNCAIDNGGCEHLCHTDADKVRCSCKEGYDLNNDGLSCRIRDLCGVNTCEHQCVMRESGYSCKCPDGFKLDANQRNCSDIDECQLQACLDHVCVNTHGSYTCECSDGYEMVDGKCSDVDECTHSRCQHSCLNSFGSFSCYCNDGFTLSEDGHSCVDTNECINSRCQFKCVNTAGSFLCTCPQGFHLDTTGMTCAPDVTAASSNADEETQENLTESLTRTTVELQHQSPHTDAPPPDLVNVTHGDNRGNESATASLAKTINSRVIICVLGSVIPLLLLLAVTLAIAIFRCSRSKKEAKKNTTTDGYCWVSSGLDPRLEKLYESILTDDL from the coding sequence ATGGCAATTATGTTGTTGAGTTTTCTACTGCTGCTTATTAACAGCTTTAAAGGATCATATGGAGCTGAACATGAAACGCTGTGCACTTCTAATGCCTGCTTCACTTTACATATGGACAAGGTGGAGTTTGAGAAGGCCCATCACAACTGCGACCACAATGGAGGTTATCTGATGACagtcagagacagagaagaagaggatcTGCTGCAATCGTTTCTCTCACAGATCCAAAGACATCAGGACAAGGGCCTCAACTTTTGGATTGGATTAAAACTGCACAGAGGGGACTGTGTGTTAACTGATAAGACTCTCAGGGGTTTTAAGTGGGTATCTGGGGAGGAAGATTCCCACTACTCCAACTGGGAAAAGGAGCCTCTGGGCACATGCACTGAGCGATGTGTAAGGATTAATTACACTTCAGGTCAGAACCAACTGAAATGGGCTGATAGCCCTTGCAAAAGCCCTGAATTTTATGTATGTAAGTTTTATTTCAAGGGAATGTGTAAACCATTGGCTTTGCTGGGGCCTGGACAAATAACCTACACTGCGCCTTTTTCAAAGGAGCCACTaagaagtgaaatgaaattgtTTCCATTAGCAACATTTGCGGAAATTTCATGTGGTGACCAGCAGAAGTCTCCTTACGCTCCTTACTGTACCATCATTGACGACACCTATCGTTGGACTGACCCGGGTCCGTTTTGCAAAACAGGAGAGCAAAACTGCGCGATCGACAACGGCGGATGTGAACATTTGTGCCACACGGACGCAGACAAGGTTCGATGCTCATGCAAAGAAGGTTACGACCTGAACAATGATGGACTTTCTTGCAGGATAAGAGACTTGTGCGGCGTTAACACCTGTGAGCATCAGTGCGTAATGAGGGAGTCAGGATATTCCTGCAAGTGCCCAGATGGGTTCAAACTGGATGCAAACCAGCGCAACTGCTCTGACATTGATGAGTGCCAATTACAAGCCTGTCTGGATCATGTATGCGTAAATACGCACGGCAGTTACACGTGTGAGTGTAGTGACGGCTATGAAATGGTCGACGGTAAGTGCAGTGATGTGGATGAGTGCACGCATTCAAGATGCCAGCACAGCTGCTTAAACAGCTTCGGCTCCTTTTCCTGTTACTGCAACGACGGCTTTACTTTATCTGAGGACGGCCACTCGTGTGTGGACACAAATGAATGCATCAATAGTCGCTGTCAATTCAAATGCGTCAATACTGCTGGCAGCTTCTTGTGCACCTGCCCGCAGGGCTTTCACCTGGATACCACCGGAATGACTTGCGCTCCAGATGTGACAGCTGCTTCATCAAATGCTGACgaggaaacacaagaaaacCTCACAGAGTCTTTAACCAGAACAACAGTAGAGCTCCAGCACCAGTCCCCTCATACTGACGCACCGCCTCCAGACCTGGTGAACGTTACGCACGGTGATAATCGGGGCAACGAATCTGCGACTGCTAGTCTCGCCAAGACGATCAATTCCAGGGTGATAATCTGCGTCCTCGGTTCGGTCATTCCTTTGCTGCTTTTGCTCGCAGTGACTCTGGCTATAGCAATTTTTCGTTGCAGTCGCTCCAAAAAAGAAGCCAAGAAAAATACCACAACAGATGGCTACTGTTGGGTGTCGTCTGGTTTGGACCCGCGTTTAGAGAAACTGTATGAGTCCATCCTTACTGATGACCTATGA
- the LOC121881143 gene encoding thrombomodulin, protein MACLKLTVFVPMKVMSLTIFMSFFFLFFIKTGVCMKQTGTCRPICAGADCITVNQDRVDFETAEETCRNRNGELMTFQAETDESLLDILNQELYGNFWIGLRLPADACSNLSAPLRGYDWTSVGVHRNFIPSFSTWKENVKVCSPHCVSLSNDQKWTERLCSDKTDGFLCKTNHKDACQVQELSDPNVFQSSNGCLDGPCEHQCTVVKGGYICSCFKGYIPDSTDPRQCKIHCAEEICPLSCESRDVCSCPEGYIKNEDYCEDIDECSMQECDQECNNTFGGFFCSCREGYILKDKVKCVKSGGSQHLVDTPQIVTGFVQPTAKNNTQKASSASAGSFIWIWIFIAVAMVVLICVVRLYVVKRQKHRERSSNQKSAAVDNTDC, encoded by the coding sequence ATGGCCTGTTTGAAACTGACTGTGTTTGTACCTATGAAGGTAATGTCTTTGActatttttatgtcattttttttcctattttttattAAGACAGGAGTTTGCATGAAGCAGACTGGCACTTGTAGGCCTATATGTGCTGGGGCTGACTGCATAACTGTTAACCAGGACAGAGTGGATTTTGAAACAGCTGAAGAAACATGTCGTAACAGGAATGGAGAATTAATGACATTTCAGGCTGAGACGGATGAGAGCCTTCTTGACATTTTGAATCAAGAATTGTATGGGAACTTCTGGATTGGACTGCGTTTACCAGCTGACGCCTGCAGCAACCTTTCAGCTCCACTGAGAGGCTATGACTGGACCTCTGTTGGTGTGCACAGGAACTTTATTCCATCCTTCAGCACCTGGAAAGAGAATGTTAAAGTCTGTTCTCCACACTGTGTGTCACTTTCAAATGATCAAAAGTGGACCGAGAGGCTGTGCTCAGACAAAACTGATGGGTTTCTGtgcaaaacaaaccacaaagaCGCATGCCAGGTACAAGAATTATCAGATCCAAATGTTTTCCAGAGTTCTAATGGCTGTTTAGATGGTCCTTGTGAGCATCAATGCACAGTTGTCAAAGGAGGTTATATATGCTCTTGTTTCAAAGGATATATCCCAGATAGTACGGACCCGAGGCAGTGCAAAATACACTGTGCAGAGGAGATTTGCCCTTTATCATGTGAGTCGCGTGATGTATGCTCCTGTCCAGAAGGCtatataaaaaatgaagattATTGTGAGGACATTGATGAATGTTCGATGCAGGAATGTGATCAAGAGTGTAATAACACTTTTGGAGGTTTTTTCTGCTCCTGCCGGGAAGGATACATACTTAAAGATAAAGTCAAATGCGTCAAATCGGGGGGCAGTCAACATCTTGTCGACACCCCTCAGATTGTCACAGGTTTTGTGCAGCCAACTGCTAAAAATAATACTCAGAAGGCCTCCTCTGCATCTGCTGGTAGTTTTATTTGGATATGGATTTTTATTGCTGTGGCTATGGTGGTGTTAATATGTGTGGTAAGGTTGTATGTTGTTAAACGTCagaagcacagagagagaagttcCAATCAAAAGTCTGCTGCTGTTGACAACACTGACTGTTAA
- the gnmt gene encoding glycine N-methyltransferase, translating into MSVDSVFRTRSLGVAAEGLPDQYADGKAAKVWQLYIGDTQSRTQEYKSWVVSLLKEHGVRRVLDVACGTGVDSIMLLEEGFNVVSVDASDKMLKYALKSRWERRKEPAFDQWVIEEANWLMLQEDIQKPGDGFDAVICLGNSFAHLPDFKGDQSDQKLALQNIASMVRPGGILIIDHRNYDYILETGLAPQGKNIYYKSDLTQDISTSVLWVNSKPHMITLDYTIHVPQAALQNLPEVSKFRLSYYPHRLDSFKALLKEAFYGKAEHSVYGDFQTYIPGQSQAPCYFIHVCKKKA; encoded by the exons ATGTCGGTCGACAGCGTGTTTAGGACCCGCTCCCTCGGTGTGGCCGCCGAGGGTCTTCCTGACCAGTATGCCGACGGCAAAGCAGCGAAAGTCTGGCAGCTGTACATCGGAGACACGCAGAGTAGGACGCAGGAGTACAAGAGCTGGGTGGTGTCTTTGCTGAAAGAGCATGGGGTGCGGAGAGTGCTGGATGTAGCCTGCGGAACAGG agTTGACTCCATTATGTTGCTCGAGGAGGGCTTTAACGTGGTGAGTGTGGATGCCAGCGACAAAATGCTCAAGTATGCACTGAAGTCGAGatgggagagaagaaaagaaccAGCTTTTGACCAGTGGG TGATTGAAGAGGCCAACTGGCTGATGTTACAAGAAGACATTCAGAAACCAGGCGATGGCTTTGATGCTGTTATCTGCCTTGGCAACTCATTCGCTCACTTACCAGACTTTAAAG GGGACCAGAGTGACCAAAAATTGGCCCTTCAGAACATTGCCAGTATGGTGAGACCAGGGGGGATCCTCATCATTGACCACCGCAACTATGACTACATCCTAGAGACCGGGCTGGCGCCACAAGGCAAAAATATTTACTACAAG aGCGATTTAACTCAGGACATCTCCACCTCAGTGCTGTGGGTCAACAGTAAACCCCATATGATTACACTGGACTACACCATCCATGTGCCCCAGGCTGCCCTCCAGAATCTTCCTGAAGTCAG TAAATTCCGTCTGTCCTATTACCCTCACCGTCTGGATAGCTTCAAAGCTTTGCTGAAAGAGGCCTTCTACGGCAAAGCGGAGCACAGCGTCTACGGAGATTTCCAGACGTACATCCCCGGTCAGTCCCAAGCCCCGTGCTACTTCATCCATGTCTGTAAGAAGAAAGCCTAA